TCCATAGACAATGGGCAGTTCGAAGCCGCGAGGTCTTTGGGACTTAGCTACTATCACATGATGAAAACTATTATTATTCCTCAGGCTGTGCGCAGAATGCTGCCGCCCTTGGGGAATGAAGCGATCACCTTGTTGAAAGATTCCTCATTGGTTTCGGCGATCGGTCTTGCAGAGCTCGCTTATGCAGCCAGAACAGCCGCAGGAGCTTACGCCAGATACTGGGAGCCTTATTTGTTCATTTCGTTCTTGTACCTTGTGATCACGATGATTCTTTCCTACGGAGTCAGCGTCCTTGAGAGAAAGTACAAAACAATATGATTCGCGTAGAAAAACTCAATAAGTACTTTGGCAAGAAGCAAGTTTTGAAAGATGTCTCTTGTGAGATCAAAGACAATGAGGTGATTTGCATCATTGGTCCTTCGGGATCTGGGAAAAGTACTTTCTTGCGTTGTCTCAACGCGCTTGAAAAAGCGCAAGAAGGTGTGATTGAGGTGGATACCTTTCAAGTTCACGATCCGAAGGCGAATCTGAACGAGCTTCGCTCGCATGTGGGCATGGTCTTTCAAAGATTCAATTTATTTCCTCATATGACGGCGCTCGAAAACATCTGCCTTGCTCCTGAAATCGTGAAAGGTCAAAGTAAGGCAGAGGTTGAGGTGAAAGCCAAAGAGCTGTTGAAGCGCGTAGGTCTTGAAGATAAAGCCGGTTCCTATCCCAATGAACTTTCCGGGGGGCAACAACAAAGAGTGGCAATTGCCAGAGCTTTGGCGATGGATCCCCACGTGATTCTTTTTGATGAACCAACATCGGCCTTGGATCCAGAAATGGTCGGCGAAGTGTTGGAAGTGATCAAGTCCCTGGCTCATAGTGGGCGCACCATGGTGGTGGTGACGCATGAGATGGGTTTTGCCCGACAGGTGAGCGATCGGGTGTTCTTTATGGATCAAGGGCAGATCGTTGAGGTAGGATCTCCATCACAAATATTTGATCATCCCAAAACAGACAGAACGAAGTCTTTCTTGAGTAAAATTCTTTAGAGTATTGGTTTCGTTAAGATATCCGGTGTTCGAAAGAGTAAGCTCCTGCTTTTCAAATTAAGCCCGCGGCAAGGCGGGCTTTTTATTGCTCTATGGTCAGAGCATGAAAATTCAATCCCTCATTCGTGAACAAGATCGTTTGGTCCCCGTGGAAGTTGAAATCAATTTCACTGCGGGCCTGCCACAAATTCAATTCCTAGGCCTTCCAGATCAAGGCATTAAAGAAAGTATTCACAGAATTAAAAGTGCAATTCGCTCGCAAGGTTTTGAGTTTCCCAAAGCTCAACAAGTCCTGGTGAATTTGCGCCCGAATCATCTCAAGAAAAGTTCTCGCGGTTTGGAGTTGGCTGTGGCCATGGGGATTTTGTGGGAATCAGCACAAGTTGAAAAACCTTCTGTAGAGTCTGTGTGCATCTATGGGGAGTTGGGATTACTCGGAGAAGTCTTTGAACCCGAAGATCTCACCGCAGATTTTGATCCGGAAGAAGAAACCATGATTTGGACTGGGCAAAGCCGGGGCGGTCCCGCCGTGTTTGCTCGTGCAGTCATGCACACCTTACAAGATATTCAAGAGCCCACTTATATTTCAGCTTTACCAAGAGAGTATGAAGTCGAAAGACCTCAGACGGGGTTGAGCTTGGATTTTCCGGAACGGCAGGCGGAACTTCTAAGTTTGACCGCTCTTGGGGAGCACTCACTGTTGCTGGCAGGACCTGCGGGGTCAGGTAAGAGCACTATTGCGAAAACTCTGTCCTCACTTTTGCGTGCACCCACTCAAGATGAAATGCATGTGATTGCTCGTAATAACCGGGACAGCAAAGAGGCACAACTTCGCTGGCGTCCCGTGGTGCACCCTCATCATTCGACCTCCCCCCTGGGGTTGATTGGTGGGGGTGTTCCCCCTTTTAAAGGGGAGGTCACTCGTGCCCATAAAGGTGTTTTGATTTTAGATGAACTTTTGGAATTCCATCCTCGCGCGCAGGAATCTTTGCGTGAGCCGATGGAGGAATCCTGTATCCGCATTCGCCGAGGCCGATTCATGGAAGAGTATCCCGCGGAAACTTTGGTGATCGCGACCACGAATCTGTGCCCCTGCGGAGATTGGGTGCCCGGTGCCCGCATTGTCTGTGGGCGCTCCCTGAAGAAGTGTCAGTCCTATTCAGAGCGCCTTTCCGGGCCCCTGGTGGATCGGTTCCAGATGACTTTCTTTACGCATAAGAAGGAAGGGGGAAAGAAAATGAAGGGAAGTGAAATTCTGCAAAGGATTGAGGACGCGAGAAACTTTCGCAAACAGTTGGCGGAAAAAGATCTGCGCTTCAAAAAGGTCGCTGGTTTCTGGCGTTTTGAGGAATTGACGACAGATTTGCCAAGTTTCTACATGCGCGAACTCTTTCCCCAAGAGCTGTCATCAAGGCGCCGTGAACTCGCAACGCTTCGTGTCGCAAGAAGCATTGCGGACTTAGATGGCTCTGAAAAGCTTCAGCCTCAACATATAGAGAGCGCTTTAAAGCTCAGCTATCATCCCTTTGAGGCGCTGAAAAGGCTGGGATGCTAAGGGAAGTCTGTTAAATATTGACTTAAAGGCCCCTTGCCCTTAATTTAGACCTTCACTCTGGGGTGATGTGGCCGAGTGGCTAGGCTCAGCTCTGCAAAAGCTGCTACAGCGGTTCAAATCCGCTCGTCACCTCCAACTTAAAACCCGCTCAACGCGGGTTTTTTAGTTTTCAGACCCTTCTTTTTTATTTCTTGCCGACGTGTGATCTACCCAGAGGCGATCTAGTTGAGACTTAGCAGTATTCCAATAGTATACAGATGCCACGGATCCGCATTTCGTGTACCAGAATCCATCATGCTTCAGTGTTACTTTCTTTGGGGCATCTTCAGTGCAATCGAAGTATCCCTTGGCGCAGGCGTTTTCGACAGTCTCATTCGCCTTTGCCAAAGAGATGATTTTGCTTCCGGGAGTAGAGATATGATCAAGCTCTAACGGTTTGTAGCCCTTGGAAGAGAGCCAAACTACCAGAACATCGTGATCTGAGTCTTTCTTGGCGATTCGAGCACGATCGAGTTTGCCGTCGCCATCAAAATCACTCGCAACAGTAGAGTCAGGATATAATCCATATCTGTCTTGGCAGTCAGGATTGTGGGGGTAGGTGATAGCAACGTATTTGTCGCTATCGATGAATGAGGAATCATGGCGCGGTTTGGTTCCTTTGAAGCTCCAAACTGCCATTCCAAGGACGCCTACAAGAATAAGTGCGATGACTGATCTCATGGAAACTAAAGACCGGCTTCTTCGTCTTTACTTTCTTCTTGGGGGTTCCACTCAAGAAGAGACATCTCAGATGTCTTTGTCCAGTCGATATCCAATTTGCTAATTTTGCGAATGGAGACTTCATCGCCATTGATGGTCCAAAGAAGAGTATCGCCCTTGGCGACCCTCAGGGCTCTGCGAACACGGGCGGGAATTGTTGTTTGATTCTTCTTTGAGGCTTTGGAAGTTGCAGCTTGTTTTGACATAGGTTTGTTGTGCTCCAATATCGCTACACATTGAAATCATGTTCCTTTAAGGATAAGGGGCAAACCGGAGGATGTCGACGGGTCTTAAAAGATCCGCTATAAACCGACCTTTGTACCAGCTTTCGGCAGGGGAGTTTAAAAATGAAAATGCCCTGAAAGACGTCAGGGCATTTTGGGTGTCATATCCTGCTATGAAAAACTGGCTGGGCCCTTGAATTCTTCAATGAGCGGATGGGCGAGTGCTGGCAGCTTTGTCTTTTCCTTTTAGCATAGCTGGTGCGCTTTCACTGTGCGCTTCAATCTTTCCCTCCGTGATTTCGGGAGTGCTGAGCTTGAGGCTGCCAAGATTGTTTTTCACAAAGTCAGCGGCAATGCGAGTGGACTCATCGGCGCCTGCTTTATCCACAAATACGCTCACGGAAGCACCTTCTCCGTGTCCGGTATCCAACCAATAATATGAGATAAAGCCAGGGGCCTTTTCTATGAGCGGTACAAAAATGTCGTGAATTTTTTTGTCGAGTTCTTGGGCGTTTTTCTTGTCAAACTTATATCTACGTATAGCGGCATACATAGGGCTCTCCTTATTGTTGTAGTTAGAAGCCTATGTTGTTCGAAGGGGGAATATATGGGAAGGCAGGAGTGATGGATTTTGGGGAAATACAGGGGTGAGTATTGTAGAGCAACATCGCTACCACCTGATGGTGTTGGCGTGAATTGCCCTCGCTAAGTTACGGCTGATTGAGGCACTGTTGAATGTATTGAACCCGGCGCGGGCCTGCTGGATGACTGGCGTCTTCCATCAAGCCTCCAATCATTTGATAAATTTGAGAAACGATCTGCTGGTTCAATAGGTTCTGATTGCGCATTTCTTTGATCGCCAGGCAGTCCGCATCGAATTCAAAAGTGGGTGGATAGTAGTTATTGAAAGTCAAAGACACGATATGTCCCAGGCGATGGTGCGCGCATTCGTGGGCCAAGATAAATTGATTCACTCCGGGAGAGTTGTTTTGCATCAATTGTGGGTTCACTAATATGACTGGGGCGCCATTGATGATTCTGCCTTCGCCAGCTTGCATGATTTGAAAGTTAGATTGGTAGATAACGTTGTATTGGTTGGAGTCGACACATTGGTCGATATTCATCAAAGCATGAGACTGACTGCTAAGTGCAAGAATCGCCAAAAAAAGAAAGTGCCGCATGTTTATCTCCTAAGGCTCGCAAAGGTAGTTTCTTGGGGGCCGGAGGTAAATAGCTTCGGCGGTTTCTTGAAAATGTTTCTTGTTTGGCTAAAGGCAGTGCAGTCGCAAATGGGGGCTTTGTCTTATCATTTTTCAGACCTGCCGGGCTTCTAGGATTGAACATGTTCGGCCTGTAATAAACAGGAAATCTTTACTAATGGGCAAAGGTCGCTCCCGGATTCTGGGGGAGTTCGCTACAACCTCCAAAAATAACTTTTAGTTTATACGGGACGTTTTAATGAAACAATTTAGTTTGTCGCTAGTAATTGCGTTTTTTTCGTCGTTCGCATTCGCACAAATGTCTGTTCCTCCGGTGAATGCACCCACGGCGCCAATAAACGCTGAGGCGGGAGTTTCCGGCACTAAAAGATTTGATATCCTTCATAATATTGATACGTCAGCGTTTCCGGATGTGGGGCCTGTTTCAATCGGCTATGTAAGTGTTAATTTGCCGCAGGGAGTGAAGGCAGATACCTCTGGATGCAGTAATGGTTCAAGTCCGGCTCCTGGCGCTAAGATTCCAGACTGTGTGATTATCTATAGTTGGAGTGGGTTAAAAGAAGGTACCTACACAATCGCCACCGATTTGGTTCTAAATTTGAGTGTTGCTGATATGACAATCCCATTAAAGATTATTATGTCCACACCTCTTATTGTGAGCGCCTCAAGTGAACATCAGCAGCCTTCGACGCCTCCTTCTACAAAGCTTCCGCCAACAAATACTCAGCTTCCGGGGAAATGTAATAAAGGAGTCGGAAATCCCAATATTCCGGGTAACTCTATTGTTAACGTAGACAATCTTTCCTTGGCTGAAACAATTCCTCTAGTTGGAGTACCATTCACATTGAACTATTCGAGTGATCGATTTAGAGAAGATTCCAAGGTAAATACGAAGTTGATTGGGTTCGGTGGGTGGACACCTTCTCTAGTTCATTCTTTTGATAGTAAAAACAACATTGTCTATGAGGGGGCGAATTCTATTCGTAAGCTTTCGGGCGTCAGTAAGACAGCGAATGGTTTCTCTTTAGCGAGCTCTAATGCTGGCGAAATCTATTTATTTAATAGTGATGGGCTTCATTTGCGGACTGTTGATGCGCTTTCCGGGGTCACTAGATGGTCTTTCGGATACGATCAGCTAAAGCGTCTGGTTAGTGTTACTGATCAGTTTGGAAATTTGACGGGGATTCAATATTCTAAGGGAGTAGTTGTTGTTACTTCTCCATATGGTTTGATTTCAACCTTGATTATTAACGACAACGGTTTCCTTTCTCATGTTACAAATCCAAATAATGAAAGCTATAACTTGGTAACAGACTCAAAGGGACTTTTGATTTCATTTCAAAAACCAGGAGGTCAAGCTACTAAGGTAACTTACGATAGTGACGGATTCATGCTTAGAGATGAGGGAGCTGGAGGAAGTTATATTGAACTTGCTAGAAGTTTCAACCAGGAGACC
The nucleotide sequence above comes from Bdellovibrio svalbardensis. Encoded proteins:
- a CDS encoding ATP-binding protein, producing the protein MKIQSLIREQDRLVPVEVEINFTAGLPQIQFLGLPDQGIKESIHRIKSAIRSQGFEFPKAQQVLVNLRPNHLKKSSRGLELAVAMGILWESAQVEKPSVESVCIYGELGLLGEVFEPEDLTADFDPEEETMIWTGQSRGGPAVFARAVMHTLQDIQEPTYISALPREYEVERPQTGLSLDFPERQAELLSLTALGEHSLLLAGPAGSGKSTIAKTLSSLLRAPTQDEMHVIARNNRDSKEAQLRWRPVVHPHHSTSPLGLIGGGVPPFKGEVTRAHKGVLILDELLEFHPRAQESLREPMEESCIRIRRGRFMEEYPAETLVIATTNLCPCGDWVPGARIVCGRSLKKCQSYSERLSGPLVDRFQMTFFTHKKEGGKKMKGSEILQRIEDARNFRKQLAEKDLRFKKVAGFWRFEELTTDLPSFYMRELFPQELSSRRRELATLRVARSIADLDGSEKLQPQHIESALKLSYHPFEALKRLGC
- a CDS encoding amino acid ABC transporter ATP-binding protein codes for the protein MIRVEKLNKYFGKKQVLKDVSCEIKDNEVICIIGPSGSGKSTFLRCLNALEKAQEGVIEVDTFQVHDPKANLNELRSHVGMVFQRFNLFPHMTALENICLAPEIVKGQSKAEVEVKAKELLKRVGLEDKAGSYPNELSGGQQQRVAIARALAMDPHVILFDEPTSALDPEMVGEVLEVIKSLAHSGRTMVVVTHEMGFARQVSDRVFFMDQGQIVEVGSPSQIFDHPKTDRTKSFLSKIL
- a CDS encoding AbrB/MazE/SpoVT family DNA-binding domain-containing protein; its protein translation is MSKQAATSKASKKNQTTIPARVRRALRVAKGDTLLWTINGDEVSIRKISKLDIDWTKTSEMSLLEWNPQEESKDEEAGL
- a CDS encoding M48 family metalloprotease translates to MRHFLFLAILALSSQSHALMNIDQCVDSNQYNVIYQSNFQIMQAGEGRIINGAPVILVNPQLMQNNSPGVNQFILAHECAHHRLGHIVSLTFNNYYPPTFEFDADCLAIKEMRNQNLLNQQIVSQIYQMIGGLMEDASHPAGPRRVQYIQQCLNQP